From the Streptomyces sp. Tu 2975 genome, one window contains:
- a CDS encoding FtsK/SpoIIIE domain-containing protein gives MTDLVTLAELGGPLAAIGGAAYARHAHPAAYWSTVGLPLSVARLVASYFSTMDACGLTVEPSRWRALAVRATTRREIRPVPPRRGVIRPNSTGLRVRLRLAPGQEPADLAASAERLRHAWGVHAVYVRDVKPGVVELRLVGYDVLRKVRMPRRVDGGLLRVPVALREDATAFVRDYRAVPHELVLGATLSGKSMYLRHLVAGLAAQPVALVGIDCKRGVELAPFAPRLSALATDPDEAAELLPVLVKEMEDRYDLIKARQGIEPGTPDEEITSDVWGLPGSERPVPIVLFVDEVAELFLVATRKDEERRDEMVTHLIRLAQLGRAAGIYLEVCGQRFGAELGKGATMLRAQLTGRVCHRVNDEASAKMALGDIAPEAVDAACSIAPELPGLAVVGDTSGGWSRIRTPYLSLADAAATCRESAHLAPEVLALTPFRPYVPPVPVEASGTATVPRPVTE, from the coding sequence GTGACCGACCTGGTGACGTTGGCCGAGCTCGGCGGGCCGCTCGCTGCGATAGGCGGCGCGGCCTACGCCCGGCACGCCCACCCGGCGGCGTACTGGTCCACAGTCGGGCTGCCGCTCTCGGTGGCCCGGCTGGTGGCCTCGTACTTCTCGACCATGGACGCGTGTGGGCTGACCGTCGAGCCGTCCCGCTGGCGGGCGCTGGCCGTCCGGGCCACCACCCGGCGGGAGATCCGGCCGGTTCCCCCGCGTCGTGGAGTGATCCGGCCCAACTCGACGGGCCTCCGGGTACGGCTGCGGCTCGCCCCCGGGCAGGAACCGGCGGACTTGGCAGCCTCGGCCGAACGGCTGCGGCACGCCTGGGGTGTTCACGCCGTGTACGTTCGGGACGTCAAGCCCGGTGTCGTCGAACTCCGGCTCGTCGGCTACGACGTCTTACGCAAGGTGCGTATGCCGCGCCGCGTCGACGGCGGGCTTCTGCGGGTGCCGGTGGCCCTGCGGGAGGACGCGACCGCCTTCGTCCGCGACTACCGCGCCGTGCCGCATGAACTCGTCCTCGGCGCCACGCTGTCCGGCAAGTCCATGTACCTGCGCCACCTCGTCGCCGGCCTCGCGGCGCAACCCGTCGCCCTGGTCGGCATCGACTGCAAGCGCGGTGTCGAGCTGGCGCCCTTCGCCCCGCGGCTCTCAGCGCTGGCGACCGACCCGGACGAAGCGGCCGAGCTGCTGCCGGTCCTGGTCAAGGAAATGGAGGACCGATACGACCTGATCAAGGCCCGGCAGGGCATCGAGCCCGGCACTCCGGACGAGGAGATCACCTCTGACGTCTGGGGCCTGCCGGGCAGCGAACGCCCTGTTCCTATCGTGCTGTTCGTCGACGAGGTCGCGGAACTCTTCCTCGTTGCCACCCGCAAGGACGAGGAACGGCGCGACGAGATGGTCACCCACCTCATCCGACTCGCCCAGCTCGGCCGCGCGGCCGGCATTTACCTGGAAGTGTGCGGGCAGCGCTTCGGCGCCGAACTGGGCAAGGGCGCGACCATGCTCCGGGCCCAGCTCACCGGCCGGGTCTGCCACCGCGTGAACGATGAGGCCTCCGCCAAGATGGCACTCGGCGACATCGCGCCCGAAGCGGTCGACGCTGCCTGCTCCATCGCCCCCGAACTGCCCGGCCTCGCCGTCGTCGGCGACACCTCTGGCGGCTGGTCCCGCATCCGCACCCCGTACCTGTCCCTCGCCGACGCTGCGGCCACCTGCCGGGAATCGGCGCACCTCGCCCCGGAAGTGCTGGCGCTCACGCCCTTCCGGCCGTACGTCCCACCTGTGCCCGTAGAGGCGTCCGGGACGGCGACTGTTCCCCGCCCGGTGACTGAGTAG
- a CDS encoding GntR family transcriptional regulator, protein MAYEVEAPKYVRLAQTIQQRIEDGTYPPGARVPSENQLVQSFGMSRPTVVRALELLKRDGWLESRQGYGTIVRGRPAGVEQKDRRGIEALARDESRAAGRLVEVGRVSVPVRVASVLGLPKRAKVLMRRFLVEEDGEPVELVSSYFPAGLVDGTELESADLLSGGTRTHLESRKKVRFDHVTERVSARLPEREEAELLELPEGVPVLSVLVVACDASGQALQVSDVLLPADRQELEDTYRLN, encoded by the coding sequence ATGGCGTATGAAGTGGAGGCACCGAAGTATGTCCGCCTCGCTCAGACCATTCAGCAGCGCATCGAGGACGGCACGTACCCGCCCGGCGCCCGCGTGCCGAGTGAGAACCAACTGGTGCAGTCCTTCGGGATGTCCCGCCCGACCGTCGTCCGGGCGCTGGAGCTGCTGAAGCGTGACGGCTGGCTCGAGTCCCGGCAGGGCTACGGCACGATCGTGCGCGGGCGGCCGGCGGGGGTTGAGCAGAAAGACCGCCGGGGGATTGAAGCGCTCGCGCGTGACGAGTCCCGGGCCGCGGGGCGTCTCGTTGAGGTCGGCCGGGTCTCCGTTCCGGTGCGGGTCGCCTCCGTGCTCGGGCTGCCGAAGCGGGCGAAGGTCCTCATGCGCCGGTTTCTGGTCGAGGAGGACGGTGAACCCGTCGAGCTGGTCTCGTCCTACTTCCCTGCTGGCCTCGTCGACGGCACCGAGCTGGAGAGTGCCGACCTCTTGAGCGGCGGTACCCGTACTCACCTTGAGTCGCGGAAGAAGGTCCGCTTCGACCACGTGACGGAACGGGTCTCGGCTCGACTGCCCGAGCGCGAGGAAGCGGAGCTTCTGGAGCTTCCGGAGGGTGTGCCCGTCCTCAGCGTCCTCGTCGTCGCGTGCGACGCCTCCGGGCAGGCGCTGCAAGTCTCTGACGTGCTGCTTCCTGCCGATCGGCAGGAGCTGGAAGACACCTACCGCCTGAACTGA
- a CDS encoding ATP-binding protein — protein MAYTIDRYPCEESPRLGAMTLQPAPESVPRARRWFRKFITPYNPACSVDDCVLMISELVTNAIRYGRADEPWLVRVEWFREETSLRVDVHNPGFPASVRLRRPDANDAHGRGLLLVDSIAASWHSGPSRFGGTVVSFVVADAWPS, from the coding sequence ATGGCGTACACGATCGACCGCTACCCCTGCGAGGAGTCGCCGCGTCTCGGTGCGATGACCTTGCAGCCGGCCCCGGAGTCCGTACCCCGGGCCCGGCGATGGTTTCGCAAGTTCATCACCCCGTACAACCCGGCTTGTTCGGTTGATGACTGCGTGTTGATGATTTCGGAACTGGTGACCAACGCCATCCGGTACGGACGGGCGGATGAACCGTGGCTCGTGCGGGTGGAGTGGTTCCGGGAAGAGACCTCGCTTCGTGTCGATGTCCACAACCCCGGCTTTCCCGCGAGCGTGAGACTTCGGCGCCCGGACGCCAACGACGCGCACGGGCGCGGGCTGCTCCTCGTCGACTCGATCGCCGCATCGTGGCACTCCGGCCCCAGTCGCTTCGGTGGGACGGTGGTCTCCTTCGTGGTCGCCGATGCCTGGCCGTCGTGA
- a CDS encoding GntR family transcriptional regulator, with the protein MPQIEEAQPKYLQIAHFIRDQILRGDLRPGDEVPSERQLAADWKVSRPTAARSLEALSHQGLVEKRRGSGTYVRSLEVNRRARELYGRARQTGKIYTPGEYAVITSAGWLDAPDHVAEALGLVQDRRAVHRRRVTNNQDGPITLSTSWFAPDVGRKAPKLLEPERIQEGTLLYVENMTGRQGSYAEDRMCARQATDEEAADLQLDQGSAVLIVHHVVFDLQDRPLEFAEATYPPQRWAFEQGYPLS; encoded by the coding sequence ATGCCCCAGATCGAGGAAGCTCAGCCGAAGTATCTCCAGATCGCGCACTTCATCCGCGATCAGATCCTTCGGGGCGACCTGCGGCCCGGGGACGAGGTTCCCTCGGAACGGCAGCTGGCAGCTGACTGGAAGGTATCCCGGCCTACGGCTGCACGGTCGCTGGAGGCGCTGAGCCACCAGGGGCTCGTCGAGAAGCGGCGGGGTTCCGGCACTTACGTGCGGAGCCTCGAAGTGAACCGGCGGGCACGTGAGTTGTACGGGCGGGCTCGGCAGACCGGCAAGATCTACACGCCCGGCGAGTATGCGGTGATCACGTCGGCTGGGTGGCTGGATGCGCCGGACCACGTTGCTGAGGCGTTGGGCCTGGTGCAGGACCGTCGTGCCGTCCACCGCCGGCGGGTCACCAACAACCAGGACGGGCCCATCACGCTGTCCACTTCGTGGTTCGCGCCGGACGTCGGGCGGAAGGCGCCCAAGCTTCTGGAGCCGGAACGGATTCAGGAGGGCACCCTGTTGTACGTCGAGAACATGACGGGACGGCAGGGGAGTTACGCGGAAGACCGCATGTGTGCCCGGCAGGCGACCGACGAGGAGGCGGCAGACCTTCAGCTCGATCAGGGGTCGGCCGTGCTGATTGTGCATCACGTCGTCTTCGACCTTCAGGACCGGCCTTTGGAGTTCGCCGAAGCCACCTACCCGCCCCAGCGCTGGGCGTTCGAGCAGGGGTACCCGCTCAGCTGA
- a CDS encoding DUF1152 domain-containing protein has protein sequence MTRLIVAAGGGGDAVAAAMLHTALYGGGDQAVILTYSWDRLLIDPLPGPRGTDDFTGLEPLTPVVWKVPAEAHPIAPAGSTLPRLAAELPHTIALIDPRHGADGITRQLEDLVTHLRPTSIDLLDVGGDVLARGDEPTLKSPLADSLTLAACCQVNAPVRLLVAGPGLDGELSHEGLQGMLGPLVHTFTATDTEPISQVLEWHPSEATGMLAAAARGVRGTCEVRDAGLPVPLTDESPTLREVDLDEAVSRNELARALMSTATLNEAEALSREICGFSEIDYERNKALWLKEQRPAKLDAESVLPQLAQFEAEARSRGVTHTTFRHLTEVLNLSGSQRDDLRRLLINSRPEQFTAPLWHIPAGTE, from the coding sequence ATGACGCGGTTGATCGTCGCAGCAGGAGGAGGGGGCGACGCTGTCGCCGCCGCAATGCTTCACACCGCCCTGTACGGGGGCGGCGACCAGGCGGTGATCCTCACGTACTCGTGGGACCGCTTGCTGATCGACCCTCTACCGGGCCCACGAGGAACCGACGACTTCACCGGCCTCGAACCGCTCACCCCTGTTGTCTGGAAGGTGCCAGCGGAAGCCCACCCCATCGCACCGGCGGGTTCCACACTCCCCCGACTCGCGGCGGAGCTCCCGCACACCATCGCGCTGATCGACCCGCGGCACGGCGCCGACGGCATCACGCGCCAGCTCGAAGACTTGGTCACCCACCTCAGGCCGACTTCGATCGATCTCCTCGATGTCGGTGGCGACGTATTGGCCCGGGGCGATGAACCGACGCTGAAGAGCCCACTCGCCGACTCCCTGACCTTGGCGGCGTGCTGCCAGGTGAACGCCCCCGTACGCCTGTTGGTCGCAGGCCCCGGCCTGGACGGCGAGTTGTCGCACGAGGGCCTGCAAGGCATGCTCGGCCCCCTCGTCCATACCTTCACCGCCACGGACACGGAGCCGATCAGCCAGGTCCTGGAGTGGCACCCCTCAGAGGCCACCGGCATGCTCGCAGCGGCAGCCCGAGGCGTACGCGGCACCTGCGAAGTCCGAGATGCCGGCCTGCCCGTCCCTCTCACCGACGAGAGCCCCACGCTCCGCGAGGTCGACCTGGACGAGGCAGTCAGCCGCAACGAGTTGGCCCGCGCACTCATGTCAACCGCCACCCTGAACGAGGCGGAAGCGCTGAGCCGCGAGATCTGCGGCTTCTCCGAAATCGACTACGAGCGCAACAAGGCTCTCTGGCTCAAGGAACAGCGCCCGGCCAAGCTCGACGCCGAATCGGTGCTACCCCAGCTCGCTCAGTTCGAGGCAGAGGCCCGAAGCCGCGGAGTCACTCACACGACGTTCCGCCACCTCACAGAGGTTCTGAACCTCAGTGGCTCACAGCGCGATGATCTGCGCCGTCTACTCATCAACAGCCGACCTGAGCAGTTCACAGCTCCGCTGTGGCACATCCCTGCCGGTACTGAGTAA
- a CDS encoding P-loop NTPase fold protein, with translation MTDSRAALDVNSALFAGDDPILDVQNDLLNRDRLAKVIADEVQRMNADRGAVVAITGRWGTGKTSLLNLTANLLREEEVIQVVDFNPWFFSGTDHLIRFFFDEMARQLSSERSRKKRLQDSAASIAEKFNRYSASLSPLKFIPGAGQILDAAQKAAEGVTQALESSIHEQRLEISEALGNLNGRIVVLIDDIDRLTRQEIRDLFRLVRLNGSFPNVVYILCFDRGVVESALGEEGLDGAAYLEKIVKTSIEVPPAADYALASILQNGMHSALADVETGPLSEDRFPDVFWQVVRPLFSTVRDIKRFLSSLTLAARAVGDEVALPDLIALETIRVLRPTAHDLIAQSVDALTTVHSWQAQNRNQRLLATHATEISSLLEALPEGVGGALIRYVFPAAQAHTDNMWFGHESAQAWRRDRRVAHAAVLRYYLHQEFPEGTALAGQVDALVNAIQDQEEFRRVLSVVPAEQLEDALDRLLAYVDSVDQEQISSAIIVLLELFPRIREEQVGMYDFGGDYTVLRLVNQLLRRVEAGNLDLVARSVWNATASPYARLRFLTLAGRQKEGATEESLITADLEAEFREELKLHVKTASSEVLSQERELLRTIVQTVDCDGQSGEFAIREAATPSVTARILETALSTARSNSLGSVVVRSEDRLPWEAMVSVFGGEEQLITAVEGLKGHMGEADRSERLQRALLVFDQYVTGWRPREF, from the coding sequence GTGACTGATTCTAGAGCTGCCCTCGACGTGAACTCCGCGCTATTCGCTGGCGACGATCCCATCCTCGATGTTCAAAACGATCTACTCAATCGTGATCGCCTCGCAAAGGTAATAGCCGACGAAGTGCAGAGGATGAACGCTGATCGCGGCGCCGTTGTGGCAATTACCGGGCGATGGGGAACGGGAAAAACTTCGCTGCTGAATTTGACGGCGAATCTCCTTCGAGAAGAAGAAGTGATTCAGGTTGTTGATTTTAACCCCTGGTTCTTCTCCGGTACCGATCACCTAATTCGCTTCTTCTTTGACGAGATGGCTCGACAGTTGAGCAGTGAGCGAAGCCGCAAGAAGAGGCTGCAGGATTCGGCTGCAAGCATTGCGGAGAAGTTTAACCGGTACTCGGCATCTCTTTCGCCTTTGAAGTTTATTCCCGGCGCCGGACAGATCCTCGATGCGGCACAGAAGGCGGCGGAAGGGGTCACCCAAGCGTTGGAATCCAGCATTCACGAGCAACGACTGGAAATATCCGAAGCCTTGGGGAATCTGAACGGAAGGATTGTGGTGCTTATTGACGATATCGATCGGTTGACGCGTCAAGAAATCAGGGATTTGTTTCGGCTCGTCCGCCTGAATGGTTCTTTCCCCAATGTGGTGTACATCCTTTGCTTCGATCGAGGTGTAGTTGAGAGCGCACTCGGTGAGGAAGGACTGGACGGTGCAGCCTATCTCGAGAAGATAGTAAAAACCTCGATCGAGGTACCACCTGCCGCCGACTACGCTCTTGCGTCCATACTTCAGAATGGTATGCATAGCGCTCTTGCTGATGTGGAAACGGGACCGCTAAGTGAAGATCGTTTTCCCGATGTCTTCTGGCAGGTGGTGCGGCCACTATTCAGTACGGTTCGAGATATCAAGAGGTTCCTCTCGTCGCTCACCCTAGCTGCCCGCGCTGTAGGGGATGAGGTAGCGCTGCCAGATCTCATTGCTCTCGAAACGATCCGCGTTCTGAGGCCTACAGCGCACGACCTAATAGCGCAGAGCGTGGACGCCCTGACAACCGTTCACTCATGGCAAGCGCAAAACCGGAACCAAAGACTGCTCGCAACTCACGCTACGGAGATCTCGTCACTCCTTGAGGCGCTACCCGAAGGTGTTGGCGGAGCGCTTATTCGCTACGTGTTTCCTGCGGCTCAGGCCCATACAGACAATATGTGGTTTGGCCACGAGTCGGCTCAGGCGTGGCGGCGTGATCGTCGGGTCGCACATGCCGCAGTTCTGCGGTATTACCTACACCAGGAGTTTCCGGAGGGGACAGCCCTAGCTGGCCAAGTTGATGCACTAGTTAACGCGATCCAAGATCAGGAAGAATTTAGGCGCGTCCTCTCTGTCGTTCCAGCCGAGCAACTCGAAGACGCGCTGGATCGCCTCCTCGCCTACGTTGATTCCGTGGATCAGGAGCAAATTAGCTCTGCCATAATTGTTCTCCTTGAACTATTTCCGCGCATCAGGGAAGAGCAGGTAGGAATGTATGATTTCGGAGGCGACTACACGGTTCTTCGTCTCGTCAATCAACTCCTCCGGCGCGTTGAGGCGGGTAACTTGGATCTGGTAGCCCGCTCCGTATGGAATGCTACCGCGAGTCCATATGCCCGTCTTAGGTTCCTTACTCTTGCTGGGCGGCAAAAGGAAGGGGCGACGGAAGAGTCTTTGATTACCGCGGACCTTGAGGCGGAATTCAGGGAAGAGCTCAAGCTGCACGTTAAGACGGCTTCTAGTGAGGTCTTGTCCCAGGAAAGAGAGCTCCTGAGGACCATAGTGCAAACCGTCGACTGTGACGGACAGTCTGGTGAATTCGCTATTCGCGAGGCCGCGACGCCATCGGTGACGGCTCGAATCCTTGAAACGGCGCTATCCACGGCTCGTTCGAACTCGCTAGGTAGTGTTGTCGTGCGCTCTGAGGATCGCCTCCCGTGGGAAGCGATGGTATCCGTGTTCGGGGGCGAAGAGCAGTTGATTACAGCCGTTGAGGGACTGAAAGGCCACATGGGCGAAGCTGATAGAAGTGAACGTCTTCAGCGAGCGCTCCTCGTCTTCGATCAATATGTCACTGGCTGGAGGCCTCGTGAATTCTGA
- a CDS encoding decarboxylase translates to MTYSADEPSFPEEAPRSPLVNALNNLVRTQDRWCTPSILPDQHKVIDEYDDVSVSAGSLGNLLQHSGHFRTAEEFAAKAYCADRTFLSPHGSTGANAIVLRMLALERRDALVLVARNVHHSIINALKMFSIDFRFLPNPRYDAHFDAILPPKMQDVRDGLNRYPETLAVIYTSPTYEGLGADTMGIIHDIRENKDFRNVIVAVDEAWGGHLPFFPSYVHLPKAAMEEGADIAVQSTHKMAGSLQQGALLHWHSGRVNDAIMEEAYREYVTTSPSYHLLGSVDAALRLLDERGPRYLGISIELSESLRAGLAQNLPRLEILRLTDDESLFDYSCIGIDPTKTTLGLSAYDVSGFELAQTLADNGVIVERAGLNSVVLVTTFQLHDGAVDRAVNAITNALRGKEIKGTKRLLDNPFSAAGNWQKMRPYEVVRYANYLSQEVPLSDAVGSIAAESVELYPPGVPILLEGYEVTREAIDYLRGALNEKAHLVARDSNLGTLRVLRPSLGMNSVKVRRNK, encoded by the coding sequence ATGACTTACTCCGCAGATGAACCGTCGTTTCCTGAGGAAGCTCCACGGTCTCCGTTGGTAAATGCGCTCAACAACCTGGTGAGGACGCAAGACCGCTGGTGCACACCATCTATCCTGCCTGATCAGCATAAGGTAATAGATGAATATGACGACGTCTCAGTCTCTGCGGGGTCTCTCGGCAATCTACTCCAACACAGCGGTCACTTCCGAACAGCCGAGGAATTCGCCGCGAAGGCCTACTGTGCTGACCGTACGTTTCTGTCGCCGCATGGGTCGACTGGCGCCAACGCAATTGTACTTCGCATGCTGGCATTGGAAAGGCGCGACGCTCTCGTACTCGTGGCACGAAACGTTCACCATTCGATAATAAATGCCTTGAAGATGTTTTCGATAGATTTTCGCTTCTTGCCAAATCCGCGATACGATGCTCATTTTGACGCCATTTTGCCGCCTAAAATGCAGGACGTCAGGGACGGTCTAAATCGCTACCCCGAGACGCTCGCCGTGATATACACCTCGCCAACCTACGAAGGTCTAGGCGCAGATACGATGGGGATTATTCACGACATCCGCGAAAACAAAGACTTTCGCAATGTCATTGTCGCCGTCGACGAGGCATGGGGTGGCCACCTTCCCTTCTTTCCCTCCTATGTGCACCTACCAAAGGCAGCCATGGAGGAGGGTGCCGACATAGCCGTTCAGTCCACCCATAAGATGGCTGGTTCGCTGCAGCAAGGAGCACTCCTTCACTGGCATAGCGGTCGCGTAAACGACGCGATAATGGAAGAGGCGTACCGCGAGTACGTCACAACCAGCCCCAGTTATCATCTCCTGGGTTCCGTTGATGCCGCACTTCGTCTTCTCGACGAACGTGGCCCCAGATACCTTGGAATCAGTATTGAACTCAGTGAGTCCCTGCGGGCGGGACTGGCACAGAATCTTCCGCGGCTTGAGATCCTAAGGCTGACCGACGATGAGTCTCTTTTCGACTACTCGTGCATAGGCATAGATCCCACCAAAACGACGCTCGGACTATCAGCATATGACGTGTCAGGATTCGAGCTTGCACAGACACTCGCCGACAATGGAGTGATTGTCGAGCGCGCCGGCCTTAATAGCGTTGTTCTTGTGACAACCTTCCAACTGCATGATGGAGCTGTCGATCGTGCGGTGAACGCCATCACGAACGCGCTGCGAGGAAAAGAAATCAAGGGCACGAAGAGGCTACTTGATAACCCGTTTAGTGCTGCAGGGAACTGGCAGAAGATGAGGCCCTATGAGGTCGTCCGCTACGCAAATTACCTGAGTCAGGAGGTTCCGCTGTCTGACGCCGTTGGATCTATAGCCGCCGAGTCAGTAGAGCTTTATCCGCCTGGGGTTCCTATCCTCCTTGAGGGTTATGAGGTCACTCGTGAAGCAATCGACTATCTACGAGGTGCACTTAACGAGAAGGCCCATCTGGTCGCTCGTGACAGCAATCTAGGAACACTGCGCGTGCTCCGACCCTCTTTGGGGATGAACTCAGTAAAGGTGAGGCGCAATAAGTGA
- a CDS encoding GIY-YIG nuclease family protein yields MSVQRSSLPTLRSIGFKEALVHSALTSPTRLWSAAEVLTRPSPIPAAAGVYGWHFDEAPAPALVAGRLLYIGIAPRHMSNRRSTQNLRKRVRYHFRGNAAGSTLRLTLGCLLGLELRRVGSGGRMTFGRAGEASLTEWMAERARVCWLEHEEPWTVESDLIARLDVPLNLDQNRHNGFHAPLSKLRPRAVREASGERNLGESTVMFAEASGRLQPPSRPR; encoded by the coding sequence ATGTCTGTACAGAGAAGTAGCCTTCCCACATTACGGTCGATCGGCTTCAAGGAGGCGTTAGTGCACTCTGCTCTCACCAGCCCAACGCGGTTGTGGTCAGCAGCCGAAGTGTTGACGCGTCCGAGTCCGATTCCTGCCGCCGCTGGCGTCTACGGCTGGCACTTTGACGAGGCCCCTGCTCCGGCCCTGGTCGCCGGGCGGCTGCTCTACATCGGTATCGCTCCGCGGCACATGTCCAACCGGCGAAGTACTCAGAACCTGCGGAAGAGGGTGCGGTACCACTTCCGGGGCAACGCCGCCGGCTCGACCCTTCGGCTGACCTTGGGCTGCCTCCTAGGGTTGGAGTTGCGTCGTGTCGGGAGCGGTGGGCGAATGACGTTTGGCCGTGCTGGAGAAGCCTCCCTGACGGAGTGGATGGCAGAGCGCGCTCGAGTGTGTTGGCTGGAGCACGAGGAGCCCTGGACCGTGGAGTCGGATCTGATAGCAAGGCTCGACGTGCCGCTGAATCTGGATCAGAACCGGCACAACGGCTTTCACGCCCCCCTCAGCAAGCTCAGACCTCGTGCGGTGCGCGAGGCATCTGGCGAACGGAACCTGGGTGAGTCCACTGTGATGTTCGCCGAAGCTTCTGGGCGCCTCCAGCCTCCAAGCCGCCCCAGGTAA
- a CDS encoding ATP-binding protein, with product MDFEVAAPDPAGMVASLSSLGYSLPAAVADLVDNSVSAEAKNIDVDFTWDGQSSWIAVMDDGKGMTEPELVTAMTVAARGPSTERSTTDLGRFGVGLKSASFSQCRKLTVATVKDGTWHIRTWDLGVVEHYKEWRLLRDPGDTTTTLLRRIAGSMQHGTVVLWEQLSGYHNTAVTREDEKTQAQFYAEAERTEAHLSMVFARFLMRPARCRIRVRGSDLSPWDPFLSTHPSVQRIPREPLPLGLESVRVEPFVLPTAQRLSEAEYESAAGQRGWLGQQGFYVYRRDRLILAGDWLGIRGLRREEKYNLARIAVDIPAEADADWRVDVRKASVVPPVSLRRHLERIARYTREAASRSARQRGQMVSRVHGDPLKFAWSVKRNDGRIVLRINRKHPLVKAAMDGQGGNPDVVRSMIRLLEETVPVTALRMLHETDTVDDPEPFGGPGPAATETVDVARQVYEALLGQGRSPEDAREVLSSMPPFDEQQGFWNS from the coding sequence ATGGACTTCGAGGTCGCCGCTCCCGACCCTGCTGGCATGGTGGCGTCGCTCAGTTCGCTCGGCTACTCGCTTCCCGCCGCCGTCGCAGACCTCGTGGACAACAGCGTCTCTGCAGAGGCCAAGAACATTGACGTCGACTTCACGTGGGACGGCCAGAGTTCGTGGATCGCAGTGATGGACGATGGCAAAGGGATGACGGAGCCTGAGCTCGTGACCGCCATGACGGTGGCGGCCCGCGGCCCGTCCACCGAGCGGAGTACCACGGATCTCGGACGTTTCGGTGTGGGGTTGAAGTCCGCTTCCTTCTCCCAGTGCCGCAAACTCACCGTCGCCACAGTCAAAGACGGAACCTGGCACATCCGGACTTGGGACCTCGGCGTCGTGGAGCACTATAAGGAGTGGCGGCTCCTCCGCGACCCCGGCGACACGACCACCACCCTCCTGCGTCGGATCGCGGGAAGCATGCAGCACGGGACCGTCGTCCTGTGGGAGCAGCTCTCTGGCTACCACAACACTGCCGTGACCAGGGAAGACGAAAAGACGCAGGCTCAGTTCTATGCGGAGGCAGAACGTACCGAAGCCCACCTCTCGATGGTCTTCGCCCGCTTCCTGATGCGTCCGGCCCGGTGTCGGATCCGAGTGCGCGGCTCCGACCTCTCCCCATGGGACCCGTTCCTGTCCACGCACCCGTCGGTGCAGCGGATCCCCAGGGAGCCTCTGCCGCTGGGATTGGAGTCGGTACGCGTGGAGCCCTTCGTCCTCCCTACGGCACAGCGTCTATCGGAGGCCGAGTACGAGTCGGCTGCTGGGCAGAGGGGATGGCTGGGACAGCAGGGGTTCTACGTCTACCGGCGTGACCGCCTGATCCTTGCCGGTGACTGGCTGGGGATCCGCGGCTTGCGGCGCGAGGAGAAGTACAACCTCGCGCGGATCGCGGTGGACATCCCTGCGGAGGCCGACGCCGACTGGCGCGTGGACGTGCGCAAGGCGAGCGTGGTTCCCCCCGTCTCCCTGCGTCGTCACTTGGAGAGGATCGCCAGGTACACCCGCGAGGCTGCCTCCCGTTCCGCACGACAGCGTGGTCAGATGGTGTCGCGGGTGCACGGTGACCCCCTGAAGTTCGCCTGGAGCGTGAAGCGCAACGACGGCCGGATCGTTCTGCGCATCAACAGAAAACACCCCTTGGTGAAGGCAGCGATGGACGGTCAGGGCGGCAATCCGGACGTCGTCCGCTCGATGATCCGCCTCCTTGAGGAGACGGTCCCGGTCACGGCACTCCGCATGCTCCACGAGACCGACACGGTCGACGACCCCGAACCCTTCGGTGGTCCCGGGCCAGCCGCTACGGAGACCGTCGACGTCGCCCGCCAAGTGTACGAAGCGCTCCTTGGGCAGGGCCGCTCGCCTGAGGACGCTCGGGAAGTACTCAGCTCCATGCCTCCCTTCGACGAGCAACAAGGTTTCTGGAACTCCTGA